The Deltaproteobacteria bacterium DNA segment GGGTTGCGATGACCAATACCATGCTCGTCGCCGGCGAGTCGCGCGCTCAGCTCGCACGCAGCACTTCGGCCTGTATGCAAGTGAGTTGCTCGATTCCAACCCACGCCAGCTGCGCCATTCGATCGAGCTGTGCTTTGCTAAACGGGTGGCTCTCCGCCGTGCCTTGTACTTCTACATACAGTCCGCTTGCCGTCATCACAAAGTTCATGTCAACGTCAGCCCGGCTGTCCTCCTCGTAACACAGATCCAGCAGAACCTCGTCGCCAACGACACCGACACTGACCGCTGCAACCGCTCCCGTCAGCGGCTCACCGCCACACTTCCCTTGTGCCCTGAGACTTCGCACAGCAAGCGCCAAGGCCACATATGCTCCGGTGATGGCTGCGGTGCGGGTACCGCCATCCGCTTGGATCACATCGCAATCGAGCCAAATCGTCCGCGTGCCAAGCTGCGCCAGATTGGTGACTGCGCGCAGGCTGCGCCCAATGAGGCGCTGGATTTCATGGGTGCGCCCGCCGACCTGCCCTCGCACTGCCTCACGCGGAATGCGCGTGCCGCCGCAACCCGGCAGCATCCCGTACTCCGCAGTAACCCAGCCCCGCCCCGTATCTCGCAGGAACTGCGGCACCTGTTCCTCGACCGTAGCAGTGCAAATCACCCTTGTGTCACCGACTTCTATCAACACCGAGCCGTCACGATGGCGAATGAACCCGGGCGTAATGGTAATTGGCCTCAATTCGTCCGCTCGGCGGTTAGCGCTGCGCATGCGTCACTCCTTAACTGCAACCGCGGGCCGGTATTAACAGCGCGGTGGGCGCAGGCGCAACACCGTGCGCCGCGGAAGGCCGGCGTGACCACCGCCAAGTTCCGCCAAGATTTCGCTCCGCTGCTCTTGTATTCTCCCGCCCTTGCTGTTAATTTTTTGGCGCTCACGCACAGAGGTACTGATGGAAGCATTCACGATCAAAGGCTGCCACCCGGTGATGGAGAAGATTCTCAGCATCGCCCACAAGGTGGCTACCACCGACTCCACGGTGCTCATCATGGGCGAGAGCGGTACCGGCAAGGAGTTGGTTGCTCGCTACATCCACGCCAACAGCAAGCGCGCCAGCAACCCTTTCATTGCGGTCAACTGCGGCGCCATTCCGTCGGAGTTGCTCGAGTCGGAGATGTTCGGGCACGAGCGCGGCGCCTTCACCGGTGCCACCGGCACGCGCATGGGTATGTTCCAACTCGCCAACGGCGGCACGATCTTCCTTGATGAAGTCGGCGAAATGACCCCACCGCTGCAGGTCAAGCTGCTGCGCGTGTTGCAAGATCGCGAGATCCGGCCGGTCGGCGCGGACCGCACAATCAAGACCGACGTGCGGGTTATCGCCGCCAGCAATCGCGAACTCGGCGTCGAAGTCGAAAAGGGTCGCTTCCGTGAAGACCTCTTCTACCGCCTGCAGGTCATCCCGCTGGTGATTCCGCCCTTGCGGGAACGCCGCTCGGACATCCCGATCCTGGTGCAGTTCTTCCTCGAAAAGCACAACCAAAAGCGTCAAGGCCCGATCTGCCGCGTCTCCGATGAAGCAATGGTGCACTTGTGGGAGTACGATTGGCCCGGCAACGTCCGCGAGTTGGAAAACCTCATTGAACGACTGGTGATTTTGAGTGACGACGGCATGGTCCACGTGCAGCACCTGCCGTCGAACATCCGCTCCTTCATCTCGGAGAAGAAAATTCCGCGGCCGACCCTGACCGAAGAGGGTATCGACCTGAACCAGGCGGTGGAGGAATTCGAGTATCGCTTGATCGACGAGGCGCTGCGGCGCACGAAGGGCAACAAGCAAGCAGCGGCACGGCTGCTCGGGCTCAAGCGCACCACCCTGGTCGCCAAGTTGCGCCGCAAAGGCACCGGCGGTGACGCCGCTGAAGGCTACTTGATCTAGCACACTGGGAGCACACATGGCAGACGAAGCGGTACACTCGAAAGCGCGGGTCCTTATCGTCGATGACGACCCGCACGCGCTGGAAATCC contains these protein-coding regions:
- a CDS encoding sigma 54-interacting transcriptional regulator; protein product: MEAFTIKGCHPVMEKILSIAHKVATTDSTVLIMGESGTGKELVARYIHANSKRASNPFIAVNCGAIPSELLESEMFGHERGAFTGATGTRMGMFQLANGGTIFLDEVGEMTPPLQVKLLRVLQDREIRPVGADRTIKTDVRVIAASNRELGVEVEKGRFREDLFYRLQVIPLVIPPLRERRSDIPILVQFFLEKHNQKRQGPICRVSDEAMVHLWEYDWPGNVRELENLIERLVILSDDGMVHVQHLPSNIRSFISEKKIPRPTLTEEGIDLNQAVEEFEYRLIDEALRRTKGNKQAAARLLGLKRTTLVAKLRRKGTGGDAAEGYLI
- the rph gene encoding ribonuclease PH, which translates into the protein MRSANRRADELRPITITPGFIRHRDGSVLIEVGDTRVICTATVEEQVPQFLRDTGRGWVTAEYGMLPGCGGTRIPREAVRGQVGGRTHEIQRLIGRSLRAVTNLAQLGTRTIWLDCDVIQADGGTRTAAITGAYVALALAVRSLRAQGKCGGEPLTGAVAAVSVGVVGDEVLLDLCYEEDSRADVDMNFVMTASGLYVEVQGTAESHPFSKAQLDRMAQLAWVGIEQLTCIQAEVLRAS